From the Corythoichthys intestinalis isolate RoL2023-P3 chromosome 15, ASM3026506v1, whole genome shotgun sequence genome, one window contains:
- the rpl13a gene encoding 60S ribosomal protein L13a, whose amino-acid sequence MADRFNKVLLLDGRGHLLGRLAAIVAKQTLLGHKVVVVRCEGINISGNFYRNKLKYLAFLRKRMNTNPSRGPYHFRAPSRIFWRTVRGMLPHKTKRGQAALERLKVFDGIPPPYDKRKRMVVPAALKIVRLKPTRKFALLGRLAHEVGWKYQAITATLEEKRKQKAKLRYNKKKVTIKLTKLATKNVESKIAKYTDVLKQYGVLV is encoded by the exons ATGGCGGACCGCTTCAATAAG GTTCTGCTACTAGATGGCAGGGGCCATCTGCTTGGTCGCCTGGCTGCCATCGTTGCCAAGCAGACCTTGCTGG gaCACAAAGTCGTGGTGGTGAGGTGTGAAGGCATCAACATCTCTGGCAATTTCTACCGAAACAAAC TGAAGTACCTGGCCTTCCTGCGCAAGAGGATGAACACCAATCCCTCTCGTGGACCATACCACTTCAGAGCTCCCAGCAGGATCTTCTGGAGAACGGTTAGAG GCATGCTGCCGCACAAGACCAAGAGAGGCCAGGCCGCTCTGGAGAGGCTGAAGGTGTTTGACGGGATCCCCCCGCCCTACGACAAG AGGAAGCGCATGGTGGTCCCAGCTGCTCTTAAGATTGTGCGCCTGAAGCCCACTCGTAAG TTTGCCCTCCTGGGACGTTTGGCTCATGAGGTGGGCTGGAAGTATCAGGCCATTACAGCCACGCTGGAGGAGAAGAGGAAACAGAAGGCCAAGCTGCGCTACAATAAGAAAAAGGTCACCATCAAGCTGACCAAATTGGCAACAAAGAACGTCGAGAGCAAAATTGCAAAGTACACAGATGTTCTCAAACAATACGGAGTTCTTGTCTGA